One part of the Vicia villosa cultivar HV-30 ecotype Madison, WI linkage group LG6, Vvil1.0, whole genome shotgun sequence genome encodes these proteins:
- the LOC131610820 gene encoding sucrose synthase 2-like: MSTHPKFTRVPSIRDRVQDTLSAHRNQLISLLSRYVAQGKGILQPHNLIDELDNILGEDHASLDLKNGPFGQIINSAQEAIVLPPFVAIAVRPRPGVWEYVRVNVFELSVEQLSVSEYLSFKEELVEGKSNNNLMLELDLEPFNASFPRPTRSSSIGNGVQFLNRHLSSNMFRNKDCLEPLLDFLRVHTYKGHALMLNDRIQSISKLQSALVKAEDHLSKLAPDTLYSEFEYELQGMGFERGWGDTAARVLEMMHLLLDILQAPDPSTLETFLGRVPMVFNVVILSPHGFFGQANVLGLPDTGGQVVYILDQVRALESEMLVRIKKQGLDFTPRILIVTRLIPDAKGTTCNQRLERVSGTEYTHILRVPFRSEKGILRKWISRFDVWPFLETFAEDVASEITAELQCYPDFIIGNYSDGNLVASLLAYKMGVTQCTIAHALEKTKYPDSDIYWKKFEDKYHFSCQFTADLIAMNNADFIITSTYQEIAGTKNTVGQYESHTAFTLPGLYRVVHGIDVFDPKFNIVSPGADMTIYFPYSDKEKRLTALHSSIENLLYDTEQTDDYIGSLTDRSKPIIFSMARLDRVKNITGLVESYAKNSKLRELVNLVVVAGYIDVKKSSDREEIAEIEKMHDLMKQYDLNGEFRWITAQTNRARNGELYRYIADTKGAFVQPAFYEAFGLTVVEAMTCGLPTFATSHGGPAEIIEHGVSGFHIDPYHPDQASELLVEFFQRCKEDPNHWNKISDGGLQRIYERYTWKIYSERLMTLAGVYSFWKYVSKLERRETRRYLEMFYILKFRDLANSVPIAKDDAN; this comes from the exons ATGTCTACGCACCCTAAGTTTACTCGAGTTCCCAGTATCAGAGACAGAGTTCAAGATACTCTCTCTGCGCATCGGAACCAACTCATTTCTCTTCTCTCCAG GTATGTTGCTCAAGGGAAAGGGATTTTGCAACCGCATAATTTGATTGATGAACTTGATAATATACTTGGCGAGGATCATGCATCACTGGATCTTAAAAATGGTCCATTTGGACAAATTATCAACTCTGcacag GAAGCCATAGTTTTGCCTCCTTTTGTGGCCATAGCAGTTCGTCCCAGACCAGGTGTTTGGGAATATGTCCGTGTTAATGTCTTTGAACTCAGTGTGGAGCAGTTGAGTGTTTCTGAATATCTCAGTTTCAAAGAAGAACTTGTAGAAGGAAA GAGTAATAATAATCTTATGTTGGAGCTTGACCTTGAGCCATTTAATGCATCATTTCCACGTCCAACTCGCTCATCTTCGATTGGAAATGGTGTGCAGTTTCTCAACCGCCACCTCTCGTCAAATATGTTTCGTAACAAAGATTGCTTGGAACCCTTGCTTGATTTCCTCCGTGTTCATACATATAAAGGCCAT GCACTGATGTTAAATGATAGAATACAAAGCATTTCCAAACTTCAGTCTGCTTTGGTCAAGGCCGAGGATCATCTTTCTAAGCTTGCACCTGATACACTCTATTCTGAGTTTGAATATGA ATTACAAGGAATGGGATTCGAGAGAGGTTGGGGTGATACTGCTGCTCGGGTTTTAGAGATGATGCATCTTCTACTGGATATTCTTCAGGCCCCTGATCCTTCTACACTGGAGACTTTTCTTGGAAGAGTGCCTATGGTGTTCAATGTTGTTATATTGTCTCCACATGGTTTCTTTGGGCAAGCCAATGTCCTCGGTTTGCCTGACACTGGTGGCCAG GTTGTTTATATACTAGATCAAGTGCGTGCCCTTGAGAGTGAGATGCTCGTTCGGATCAAGAAACAAGGACTTGATTTCACTCCTAGAATTCTAATT GTTACTAGGTTAATACCTGATGCAAAGGGAACGACATGCAACCAGCGACTAGAAAGAGTCAGTGGCACTGAATACACACATATTTTGCGTGTTCCATTCCGGTCAGAAAAAGGAATTCTTCGTAAATGGATCTCAAGGTTTGATGTCTGGCCTTTCCTGGAAACTTTTGCAGAG GATGTTGCTAGTGAAATTACTGCTGAGTTACAATGTTATCCTGATTTCATCATAGGAAACTACAGTGATGGAAATCTTGTTGCATCTTTATTGGCTTACAAAATGGGAGTTACCCAG TGTACAATCGCGCATGCACTGGAGAAGACAAAATATCCAGATTCAGATATATATTGGAAGAAATTCGAagataaataccatttttcttgTCAGTTCACTGCCGATCTAATAGCCATGAACAATGCTGATTTTATCATCACCAGTACATATCAAGAGATTGCTGGAAC GAAGAATACTGTTGGCCAGTATGAGAGTCACACTGCTTTTACTCTTCCGGGATTGTATAGAGTTGTCCACGGCATTGATGTTTTTGATCCCAAGTTCAACATTGTCTCTCCTGGAGCAGATATGACAATATATTTCCCCTACTCTGATAAGGAGAAAAGACTCACCGCCCTACACAGTTCAATTGAAAATCTATTGTACGATACCGAGCAGACCGATGACTACAT CGGTTCACTGACAGACCGGTCAAAGCCTATAATTTTCTCCATGGCAAGGCTAGACAGAGTTAAAAATATAACTGGTTTGGTAGAAAGCTATGCTAAGAACAGCAAGTTGAGGGAACTTGTCAACCTTGTTGTAGTAGCTGGTTATATCGATGTCAAAAAGTCCAGTGACAGAGAAGAAATTGCAGAGATTGAGAAGATGCATGATCTCATGAAGCAATACGATTTGAATGGTGAGTTTCGGTGGATTACTGCCCAAACAAATAGAGCACGTAACGGGGAGCTATATCGCTACATAGCAGATACAAAAGGAGCTTTTGTTCAG CCTGCTTTCTATGAAGCTTTTGGACTTACAGTTGTGGAGGCCATGACATGTGGGCTCCCAACGTTCGCTACTAGCCATGGTGGTCCTGCTGAGATCATCGAGCATGGTGTATCGGGATTCCATATTGATCCTTATCATCCTGACCAAGCATCAGAGCTATTGGTTGAATTTTTCCAACGATGTAAGGAGGATCCAAATCACTGGAATAAAATATCTGATGGTGGCCTTCAAAGAATTTACGAAAG GTACACATGGAAGATCTATTCTGAAAGGCTTATGACCTTGGCTGGAGTTTATAGTTTCTGGAAATATGTTTCCAAACTAGAGAGACGGGAAACTCGACGATATCTTGAGATGTTCTACATTCTTAAGTTCCGTGATTTG GCAAATTCTGTTCCAATAGCAAAGGATGATGCAAATTAA